One part of the Candidatus Bathyarchaeota archaeon genome encodes these proteins:
- a CDS encoding asparagine synthetase B produces MKVTVAVLDKNGDSVVTRVLDALQSFDAGQVSHFGVVTPKRCVLEKPLGIINRQGLETSAMLGYISSRPAVSSNYEFQQLGDTAAAFEGRIYKPLSKTALTEQLGKTPSHCEASLQTLIEQADGDYAFWMLREGWIAAGRDPIGVQPLYYGENRDVAAYATNKTALWQLGIEEPQSFPPGTLGFADKDGFKFKPVRTLSYNPPRQVSLDEAADQLLTLLTESLRRRVAGLEKAAVAFSGGLDSSLVAFLAKKLGVKVQLLHVSLENQPETEEAIQAAEALDLPMSVHLFKDSDVEAALPHVVELIEEADPVKAAIGVPFYWTAQKAAEAKYRAVLAGQGADELFGGYQRYVNEHCSGGAEKVARTMFGDVINIHQSNLERDLKITGSFDVELRLPFACYELAEFALGLPVECKIEAKADTLRKLVLRKAAQNAGVPSLIVVKPKKAVQYSTGINDAVKRIAKLQDKTVGDYVAGLFERTKSGV; encoded by the coding sequence ATGAAAGTTACAGTTGCAGTGTTGGATAAGAATGGGGACAGCGTGGTCACCCGGGTTTTGGATGCTCTTCAGAGCTTTGATGCTGGGCAGGTGTCGCATTTCGGCGTCGTCACGCCCAAACGGTGCGTGCTTGAGAAACCCCTCGGCATCATCAACCGCCAGGGACTGGAGACCTCCGCGATGCTGGGCTACATCAGCAGCCGCCCCGCCGTCTCCAGCAACTACGAGTTCCAGCAGTTAGGCGACACCGCAGCCGCGTTTGAGGGCAGAATCTACAAGCCCCTCTCCAAAACCGCCCTAACCGAGCAACTCGGCAAAACCCCCAGCCACTGCGAAGCCAGCCTGCAAACCCTCATCGAGCAAGCCGACGGCGACTACGCATTCTGGATGCTACGCGAGGGCTGGATAGCGGCGGGACGCGACCCCATCGGCGTACAACCCCTCTACTATGGCGAAAACCGCGACGTAGCCGCATACGCCACCAACAAAACGGCGCTGTGGCAGCTGGGCATAGAGGAACCGCAGAGTTTTCCGCCGGGCACATTGGGCTTTGCCGACAAAGACGGCTTCAAATTCAAGCCAGTGCGAACCCTCAGCTACAACCCGCCCCGACAAGTTAGCCTCGATGAGGCAGCCGACCAGTTGCTGACACTCCTCACCGAATCGCTGCGGCGCCGCGTGGCAGGGCTGGAGAAGGCGGCAGTGGCGTTTTCAGGGGGCCTAGACAGCAGTCTCGTGGCGTTTTTGGCTAAGAAGCTGGGCGTGAAGGTGCAGCTTTTGCATGTGAGTTTGGAGAATCAGCCTGAAACCGAGGAAGCCATCCAAGCCGCGGAGGCGCTGGATTTGCCCATGTCGGTGCATCTCTTCAAAGACTCCGATGTGGAAGCCGCCTTGCCCCATGTGGTGGAGCTCATCGAGGAAGCTGACCCCGTTAAAGCAGCCATAGGCGTGCCCTTCTACTGGACCGCCCAGAAAGCCGCAGAAGCCAAGTACCGTGCGGTGTTGGCTGGGCAGGGCGCAGATGAACTCTTCGGCGGCTACCAACGCTACGTCAATGAGCACTGCAGCGGAGGCGCAGAGAAGGTTGCCCGAACCATGTTTGGCGACGTCATCAACATTCACCAAAGCAACCTTGAACGCGACCTAAAAATCACTGGTTCCTTCGATGTGGAGCTGAGGTTGCCCTTTGCATGCTACGAGTTGGCGGAGTTTGCGTTGGGGTTGCCGGTGGAATGCAAAATCGAAGCCAAAGCCGACACGCTGCGTAAGCTGGTGCTGCGAAAAGCCGCCCAGAACGCCGGTGTCCCCAGCCTCATAGTGGTTAAGCCCAAAAAAGCCGTGCAGTACTCCACAGGCATCAACGACGCAGTGAAGCGCATTGCTAAGCTGCAGGATAAAACCGTCGGCGATTACGTTGCTGGGCTGTTTGAGAGAACAAAAAGCGGCGTCTAA
- the cofD gene encoding 2-phospho-L-lactate transferase — MIVALAGGVGAARFLTGLARCVAEEELVVIVNTGDDIDLFGLHISPDVDIVTYTLAGIVDEAKGWGIKDDSFHCLDMMRQHGADAWFNLGDRDLATHILRTQQLRQGKTLTEVTDQIRRALNVKATVLPMSNNPFQTYITTPRGTMHFEEYFVKHQCREDVLGVEFRGASDAEPAPGVLEAISDAELVVVCPSNPIVSIGTILSVAGVRQALRQTDAKVAAVSPIVAGSPLKGPADKMMRCFGLEVSAFGVAQYYSDFLDAIVIDRQDSALKGCIEALGVYVAVENTVMKSLSDKVLLAQAVLAAKAKL, encoded by the coding sequence GTGATTGTAGCGTTAGCTGGAGGCGTGGGTGCAGCACGGTTTCTAACTGGGCTGGCACGTTGCGTAGCCGAGGAGGAATTGGTGGTTATCGTTAACACCGGCGATGACATTGACCTGTTTGGTCTGCATATTTCCCCTGACGTAGACATAGTCACCTACACGCTAGCCGGCATCGTGGATGAAGCCAAGGGCTGGGGAATCAAAGATGACAGCTTCCACTGCTTAGACATGATGCGGCAGCATGGCGCAGACGCATGGTTTAACTTAGGCGACAGAGACCTAGCCACACATATTCTTCGTACACAGCAGCTCAGGCAGGGCAAAACACTCACAGAGGTCACTGACCAAATCCGCCGTGCCTTAAACGTGAAAGCCACCGTTCTCCCCATGAGCAACAATCCCTTCCAAACCTACATAACCACGCCAAGGGGCACGATGCATTTCGAGGAATACTTTGTAAAGCATCAATGCAGAGAGGACGTTTTAGGCGTAGAATTTAGGGGTGCCTCCGATGCTGAGCCAGCGCCAGGTGTCTTGGAAGCGATTTCGGACGCTGAGCTTGTTGTGGTTTGCCCAAGCAACCCCATCGTAAGCATCGGCACAATACTCTCGGTGGCTGGAGTTAGACAGGCGCTGCGGCAAACTGATGCGAAGGTTGCGGCGGTTAGTCCCATCGTGGCGGGTTCCCCCCTTAAGGGTCCGGCGGATAAGATGATGCGGTGTTTCGGTTTGGAGGTTTCCGCTTTTGGTGTGGCGCAGTATTACTCAGATTTCTTGGATGCCATCGTGATTGACAGGCAAGACTCTGCCCTCAAGGGGTGCATTGAGGCACTGGGGGTTTATGTTGCAGTGGAGAATACGGTGATGAAGAGTTTATCGGATAAGGTTTTGTTGGCGCAGGCGGTTCTGGCGGCTAAGGCTAAGCTATAG
- a CDS encoding DEAD/DEAH box helicase translates to MKIAELSVPQSVKDVLDSQGICELFPPQEDCIRAGVLEGQNIVLASPTASGKTLIAELCAMKHVLEGGGKVIYLSPLRALASEKFEEFQKYTGITKPDGRNVSVGISTGDFDTADNWLARYDVIVTTNEKADSLLRHRAKWMESISAVVADEVHLLNEADRGPTLEIVLARLMQCNPHIQILALSATINNVDEIAGWLSAKHIVTTWRPINLKEGVILQDEIQYRDGESRRIEQETRFTVINMVLSTLRGGGQALIFASTRKNAVSAAKTVASHMDKVLVPKSGSKLVKKSLEEQTKGALEKEAHKILEAGEHTQMSDELAELVRCGVAYHHAGLSGAHRKIIEDAFKERKIKVLTATPTLAWGVNLPARTVIIQDYRRFEAGLGNYPIPVLDYKQMAGRAGRPKYDKFGESVLIAKTADEADYLMESYVLAKPERIWSRLAVEKIIRTHVLATVASDYAHTERGIYEFFGKTFYAYQYDVKAIEAVIRKILKFLHDQEMIYVVGSDDIRATSFGRRISELYIDPLSGVIIRDALQTKPPMLTEFSLLQLIAHTPDMGPIMRPYQREVDKLSVELEGHRDELFVEPPEQADYIGYAEFLGEVKTAMVLNNWIEELPEDKLMERFSVQPGDLYRIIENAKWLLHATEELSPVVAKNREVTALSLELVERVGKGIKRELMPIVALEGVGRVRGRIIYNSGFQTIEDLRRASVEELTALPSVGPRLAKKIKEQVGGYIKKDEWESLQSAAKAPQEAQQKGLFDF, encoded by the coding sequence TTGAAGATTGCAGAGTTATCCGTGCCCCAATCCGTCAAAGATGTCCTCGACTCGCAGGGGATTTGCGAGTTGTTTCCGCCTCAGGAGGACTGTATACGGGCAGGAGTGCTCGAGGGGCAAAACATCGTGCTTGCCAGCCCCACCGCCTCGGGCAAGACGCTCATAGCGGAGCTCTGCGCGATGAAGCATGTACTGGAGGGCGGCGGCAAAGTCATCTATCTCTCTCCGCTGCGTGCGCTTGCAAGCGAGAAGTTTGAGGAGTTCCAGAAGTACACGGGCATCACTAAACCCGACGGCAGAAACGTTTCTGTCGGAATCAGCACAGGCGACTTCGACACCGCCGACAACTGGCTTGCCCGCTACGACGTAATCGTCACCACCAACGAGAAAGCTGACTCGCTGCTCCGACACCGCGCCAAGTGGATGGAGAGCATCAGCGCCGTAGTCGCCGACGAAGTGCACTTGCTTAACGAAGCCGACCGCGGACCAACACTGGAAATCGTGCTGGCAAGGCTGATGCAATGCAACCCCCACATCCAAATCCTCGCCCTATCCGCCACCATCAATAACGTGGATGAGATTGCGGGGTGGCTGTCGGCTAAGCACATCGTCACGACTTGGCGGCCCATTAACCTTAAGGAAGGCGTGATTCTGCAGGATGAAATCCAGTACCGCGACGGGGAATCAAGGCGGATCGAGCAGGAAACCCGCTTCACCGTCATCAACATGGTCCTCAGCACGCTGCGGGGCGGGGGGCAAGCGCTGATTTTCGCGTCCACCCGCAAAAACGCGGTTTCCGCCGCCAAAACCGTCGCCAGCCACATGGACAAGGTGCTGGTGCCTAAAAGCGGCAGCAAACTGGTTAAAAAAAGCCTTGAAGAGCAAACCAAAGGCGCCCTCGAGAAGGAGGCACACAAGATACTGGAGGCAGGCGAGCATACCCAGATGAGTGATGAACTCGCTGAGTTGGTGCGATGCGGCGTGGCTTATCACCATGCTGGGCTGTCGGGGGCTCACCGCAAAATCATCGAGGACGCCTTCAAAGAACGCAAAATCAAGGTTTTAACGGCGACTCCGACGCTGGCATGGGGCGTAAATTTACCCGCGCGTACCGTGATTATTCAGGATTACCGCCGCTTCGAAGCAGGCCTTGGCAACTATCCCATCCCCGTTTTGGACTATAAGCAGATGGCGGGTCGGGCGGGGCGGCCTAAATACGACAAATTCGGGGAATCGGTGCTTATCGCCAAAACCGCCGACGAAGCCGACTACCTCATGGAAAGCTACGTACTCGCCAAGCCCGAACGCATCTGGTCGCGGCTCGCCGTGGAGAAAATCATCCGCACCCACGTGCTCGCCACCGTCGCCTCAGATTATGCGCATACCGAGCGGGGCATCTATGAGTTCTTCGGCAAAACCTTCTATGCCTACCAGTATGACGTGAAAGCCATCGAGGCGGTTATCCGAAAAATCCTCAAGTTCCTCCACGACCAAGAAATGATATATGTGGTGGGCAGCGATGACATCCGCGCAACCAGTTTTGGCCGCCGCATAAGCGAACTCTACATCGACCCGCTGTCCGGCGTGATTATCCGTGATGCGTTGCAGACTAAGCCGCCAATGCTAACCGAGTTCAGTCTGCTCCAGCTTATCGCGCATACCCCTGATATGGGGCCCATCATGCGGCCGTACCAGCGGGAAGTCGATAAACTCTCCGTTGAACTCGAAGGCCACCGAGACGAACTCTTCGTGGAGCCCCCCGAGCAGGCCGACTACATCGGCTACGCAGAATTCCTCGGCGAAGTCAAAACCGCCATGGTCCTCAACAACTGGATAGAGGAGCTGCCCGAGGACAAGCTGATGGAGCGCTTCAGCGTGCAGCCCGGCGACCTCTACCGCATCATCGAGAACGCGAAGTGGCTGCTGCATGCCACCGAGGAGCTCTCGCCTGTAGTTGCCAAAAACCGGGAGGTCACTGCCCTAAGCCTTGAACTGGTGGAGCGGGTAGGCAAGGGCATTAAGCGGGAGCTGATGCCGATTGTGGCACTTGAGGGCGTGGGCAGAGTCCGCGGCAGAATCATCTATAACTCGGGCTTCCAAACCATCGAGGATCTGAGGCGCGCCTCGGTTGAGGAATTAACGGCGCTGCCATCGGTGGGGCCGCGTTTGGCAAAGAAAATCAAGGAGCAAGTCGGCGGCTACATCAAAAAAGACGAGTGGGAAAGCCTGCAAAGCGCCGCTAAGGCGCCTCAGGAAGCGCAGCAGAAAGGACTGTTTGATTTTTAG
- a CDS encoding PQQ-binding-like beta-propeller repeat protein — MSKRLWLLISLLVLVLLQSCLSLNSAVCSVNGGWPMFRHDPAHSGAASNVTLENNPQLLWNFTANAAVTSSPAVSDGYVCFGSKDYNIYCLNATSGQPVWNFTTCAEVDSSPAIWGGFVFVGSGDGWLYCLNLASGVPLWASVVEGKVQSSPAVADGAVYVGSGKHEFFCFNATDGSLLWKHPLPARVYSSPVVADGVVYFAADNYFVYALNATTGAELWSSHTGSQTDSPCLLGGVVYTGSYDGYICALNASSGEAIWRYLTGGCVVSSPAAASGCVYAGSDDNFLYCLDAAEGTLVWRAPTGFWVRSSPAIVDGRVYVGSQDYYLYCLDAQSGAVLWRFETGSYVDSSPACADGVLYVGSADGHLYALRLGGSAQTLPTQASVNWSTVLFDAVFLAVAAAFAYLAVGAYRGQRQVSSAGDAKRDSWITRHLDAACVVAILAFSTVFYLNLSSGHLWAADEQTYVQWAFHMYRSGDYITPWASGTVALWIGKPPLFMWLLSLSFQVFGATNFAARFWSPIFAGLAMVAVYFLGKTLYNRASGFASALVLGTFSTFFCFARLAMTDMAFLFFVLSSLTFAVKHQKTPSSRYILLCGVFFGLALMTKQVVAFAVPLLILLYLLATKKSIKLLFSRQYALRFWGVAMLIFLPWPLYMTAVYGGGFLDWFFVFSDFSRAAGALEGHAGGLFYYFSYLWGAEWWWMLLLPFAVGLALFRGVFRRSQSDLFVLGWMLLVLSVFSLIQTKLEWYILPVFPAFALSIGSLLYQLGQLAHSKRRKRAA, encoded by the coding sequence ATGAGCAAACGCCTCTGGCTGCTAATCAGCCTCCTTGTACTGGTTCTTCTCCAAAGCTGCCTCAGCCTCAACTCCGCAGTCTGCAGCGTAAACGGAGGGTGGCCGATGTTTCGTCATGACCCAGCCCACAGCGGTGCCGCCTCTAATGTCACCTTGGAAAATAACCCCCAGTTGCTCTGGAACTTCACCGCCAACGCCGCCGTCACCTCCTCCCCCGCAGTCAGCGACGGCTACGTCTGCTTTGGCTCCAAAGACTACAACATATACTGCCTAAACGCAACGTCTGGGCAGCCTGTTTGGAACTTCACCACCTGCGCGGAGGTTGATTCGTCACCCGCCATTTGGGGCGGCTTTGTCTTTGTGGGTTCAGGTGACGGCTGGCTTTACTGCCTAAACCTTGCCTCTGGGGTGCCATTGTGGGCGTCGGTGGTTGAGGGAAAAGTGCAGTCTTCCCCCGCGGTCGCCGATGGAGCAGTCTATGTGGGCTCGGGCAAGCATGAATTTTTCTGCTTCAACGCCACCGATGGTTCATTGCTCTGGAAGCATCCGCTGCCCGCCAGAGTATACTCTTCCCCCGTGGTCGCCGACGGCGTGGTTTACTTTGCCGCCGACAACTACTTTGTGTATGCCCTCAACGCCACAACTGGAGCCGAGTTATGGAGCAGCCATACCGGCAGCCAAACCGACTCGCCCTGCCTTTTAGGCGGCGTCGTTTACACGGGTTCCTACGACGGATACATCTGTGCCCTCAACGCGTCAAGCGGCGAAGCCATCTGGAGATACCTCACCGGCGGCTGCGTGGTTTCTTCGCCTGCAGCTGCATCTGGCTGCGTGTATGCGGGGTCAGACGACAACTTCCTGTACTGTCTGGATGCTGCAGAGGGGACGCTGGTTTGGCGGGCGCCGACGGGTTTCTGGGTTAGGTCTTCGCCGGCAATCGTGGATGGCAGGGTGTATGTGGGCTCGCAGGATTACTATCTCTATTGCCTTGATGCCCAAAGCGGCGCAGTGCTATGGAGGTTTGAGACCGGCAGCTATGTGGATTCTTCCCCCGCCTGCGCCGATGGCGTCCTCTACGTGGGCTCCGCTGATGGGCACCTCTATGCTTTGCGTCTTGGAGGTTCCGCGCAGACTCTGCCTACACAGGCATCTGTGAATTGGTCAACGGTGCTCTTTGACGCCGTCTTCTTGGCTGTGGCGGCGGCGTTTGCTTACCTTGCAGTGGGCGCTTATAGGGGGCAAAGGCAGGTTTCCTCGGCTGGTGACGCTAAAAGGGATAGCTGGATTACTCGGCACCTCGACGCTGCTTGCGTCGTTGCGATTTTGGCGTTTTCCACTGTTTTCTACCTGAACCTGTCCAGTGGGCACCTTTGGGCAGCGGATGAGCAGACCTATGTGCAGTGGGCGTTTCATATGTACCGAAGCGGCGACTACATCACGCCCTGGGCGTCGGGAACCGTGGCGCTGTGGATTGGCAAGCCGCCGCTTTTCATGTGGCTGCTCTCGCTGTCGTTTCAGGTGTTTGGCGCAACCAACTTTGCAGCCCGATTCTGGAGCCCCATATTTGCGGGGTTAGCGATGGTTGCCGTTTATTTTTTGGGCAAAACCCTCTACAATCGCGCATCTGGATTTGCCTCCGCGCTGGTGCTGGGCACCTTTAGCACCTTCTTCTGTTTTGCGCGGCTAGCCATGACCGATATGGCTTTTCTGTTCTTTGTTCTCTCCAGCCTCACCTTCGCAGTTAAACACCAGAAAACCCCGAGCAGCCGCTACATCCTCCTATGCGGCGTGTTTTTTGGGTTGGCGCTGATGACTAAGCAGGTGGTGGCGTTTGCGGTGCCGCTGCTGATTCTCCTCTACCTGTTGGCAACCAAAAAGAGCATCAAGCTCCTCTTTAGCAGGCAGTATGCGCTGCGGTTTTGGGGTGTGGCGATGCTGATTTTTCTGCCCTGGCCACTCTACATGACAGCGGTTTACGGAGGGGGTTTTTTGGATTGGTTTTTTGTTTTCTCTGATTTTTCGCGTGCAGCAGGTGCGCTTGAGGGCCATGCTGGCGGCTTGTTTTACTATTTTAGCTACCTGTGGGGCGCCGAGTGGTGGTGGATGCTTCTGCTGCCCTTTGCTGTGGGTCTTGCATTGTTCAGGGGGGTTTTTCGGCGTTCCCAAAGCGACCTGTTTGTTTTAGGCTGGATGCTTCTTGTGCTATCTGTATTTAGCCTCATACAGACCAAGCTTGAATGGTATATCCTGCCGGTTTTCCCCGCCTTTGCATTATCGATCGGCAGCCTACTCTATCAGCTGGGGCAATTAGCCCACTCAAAGCGGCGCAAAAGGGCAGCCTAG
- the purB gene encoding adenylosuccinate lyase: MPILPIDTGRYGTPEMLKIFDEQTRVQKLLDVEAALALAHAEVGNIPKADAEQIASKASTEYVKVERVKAIEREIKHDIASLVRALSEQCGSSGAYVHLGATSYDIVDTANALQLKDAIAVLEDRLAAFKLILKKQAAQHSGTVMIGRTHGQHALPITLGFKFAVWGYEVNRHLQRLDECKKRVVAGKVSGAVGTQAGLGEHAAEIQALVMKRLGIAAAEISTQIVQRDRYAELISIYAMVASSLENFATEIRELQRPEIGEVFESFEKEKQVGSSTMPHKQNPETCERVCGLARIVRSLSVPALEDMVTWHERDLTQSSAERFILPESSILLDYILSLMCNIVANLRVDKERMLVNMSATQGRAMSESVMMALVKVGVNRQEAHEMLRQLTIRSALDDKPFRQVLIEDKLVGSKLSEKEIDAALDPKNYLGTAVAQAKRFAAAS; encoded by the coding sequence TTGCCTATCTTACCAATAGACACTGGGCGTTACGGTACGCCTGAAATGCTAAAAATCTTCGATGAGCAAACCCGCGTGCAGAAACTTTTGGATGTCGAAGCCGCCCTTGCTTTGGCACACGCAGAAGTCGGCAACATCCCCAAAGCGGACGCGGAACAAATCGCTTCTAAGGCATCCACCGAATACGTTAAGGTGGAGCGTGTTAAAGCCATCGAGCGGGAAATCAAGCATGACATCGCCTCGCTGGTGCGTGCGCTCTCGGAGCAGTGCGGCTCAAGCGGCGCCTATGTGCATCTTGGCGCAACCAGCTACGACATCGTGGACACCGCCAACGCGTTGCAGCTTAAAGACGCCATAGCCGTCCTCGAAGACCGCCTCGCCGCCTTCAAGCTTATCCTCAAAAAGCAGGCGGCCCAGCACAGCGGCACAGTCATGATTGGCAGAACCCACGGCCAACACGCCTTGCCCATCACGCTGGGCTTCAAGTTCGCGGTTTGGGGCTACGAAGTTAACCGGCACCTGCAGCGCCTCGACGAATGCAAAAAACGCGTGGTAGCAGGCAAAGTTAGCGGCGCCGTGGGCACGCAGGCGGGGCTAGGCGAGCACGCCGCGGAAATCCAAGCTTTGGTTATGAAGCGTCTGGGTATCGCAGCCGCGGAGATTTCCACGCAGATCGTGCAGCGGGACCGCTACGCCGAACTCATCTCCATCTACGCCATGGTGGCTTCTTCGCTGGAGAATTTCGCCACCGAAATCCGCGAGTTGCAGCGCCCCGAAATCGGTGAGGTCTTCGAATCCTTCGAGAAAGAAAAGCAGGTGGGCAGCAGCACGATGCCGCACAAGCAGAACCCCGAGACCTGCGAGCGCGTCTGCGGATTGGCGCGGATTGTGCGGAGCCTCTCGGTGCCGGCGTTGGAGGATATGGTGACTTGGCATGAACGCGACCTAACCCAGTCCTCGGCGGAACGCTTCATATTGCCCGAATCCTCCATACTGCTCGACTACATATTGAGCCTCATGTGCAACATCGTTGCGAACCTGCGTGTCGACAAGGAGCGCATGCTCGTGAATATGTCGGCGACACAGGGACGCGCCATGTCGGAGTCAGTGATGATGGCGCTGGTTAAAGTGGGAGTGAACCGACAGGAAGCCCATGAGATGCTCCGCCAACTCACCATCAGAAGCGCCCTCGACGACAAACCCTTCCGGCAAGTGCTCATCGAGGACAAACTCGTCGGCAGCAAACTGTCGGAGAAAGAAATCGACGCGGCGCTGGACCCCAAAAACTACCTCGGCACAGCCGTTGCCCAAGCTAAACGCTTCGCCGCAGCTAGCTAA
- a CDS encoding DUF47 domain-containing protein, with product MERKSYDWFEQRRRTRGLELAHDQITKAFDTVTWLQKATKSFSEKNMKDAKKYVENLYKAEEEVDTLRTDVFMELSKGAALVADYREDLLHLVKRLDTLADHTKDAARCLEMLLGSDIPSELTDKTVIMTSKLVDTAQTLRNSIEKISSAPNEAIREAKKVGEIEHAIDEEYLRAKSLFVKYGAEINCGALVIFDDLIEFIEQAADMCADTADYILVLSSRE from the coding sequence GTGGAAAGAAAAAGTTACGATTGGTTTGAGCAACGCCGAAGAACCCGCGGTTTAGAACTTGCACATGACCAGATAACAAAGGCGTTTGATACGGTAACCTGGCTTCAGAAGGCAACCAAAAGCTTCTCTGAGAAAAACATGAAGGATGCCAAAAAGTACGTCGAAAACCTCTACAAAGCCGAAGAAGAGGTTGATACTCTACGCACCGACGTGTTTATGGAGCTTTCAAAGGGTGCAGCTTTGGTTGCGGATTACCGCGAGGACCTTCTGCACTTAGTCAAGCGACTCGACACATTGGCTGACCACACAAAGGATGCTGCGCGTTGCCTTGAGATGCTGCTTGGCTCAGACATTCCATCGGAGCTGACGGATAAAACCGTTATCATGACCTCCAAGCTGGTTGATACTGCTCAGACTCTGCGTAACAGCATCGAGAAAATCTCCTCTGCGCCCAACGAGGCGATACGTGAAGCAAAGAAAGTGGGTGAAATCGAGCATGCCATTGACGAAGAGTATCTTAGAGCCAAAAGCCTCTTTGTGAAGTATGGTGCAGAAATCAACTGCGGCGCCCTGGTTATCTTTGATGATTTAATCGAGTTCATCGAGCAGGCAGCGGACATGTGTGCGGACACAGCTGACTACATACTGGTGCTCTCCAGCAGAGAGTAA
- a CDS encoding carboxypeptidase-like regulatory domain-containing protein, which translates to MASKTLYGCAALGKFGGNMKKSHSSGLFLLISSMLAASMFMVPLSGQATYSFSGYVLDSNGHGVAGAYVNFNGVIPTAQTNSQGYYVTSAPAGSYQMYVWPPFDSNYINYDESGVQVSSNLVKNVTLQTGYKISGYVINASGSPMVGASVLFKTAGRVYGSGWFTNSLGYYYINVPEGTYTIDAHPQTAYNPSYNGPCTPFTTYYEYSFAVNSNLNKNITVSTAQPTPAPTAPPTSAPTTNPTQNPTPTPTPKPILPSTTLSISTEASSYQVGSTLTVKGNLTSQSETPFSGETVVLSSSLDGGETWLPVGSGKTDASGQYSIQWLIQASGTFSLKAEWAGNNAYSGSNAITAVSFLPYSDQAVFFVESNSTITELKFDSQNRILSFNVTGESGTKGQTQVTVAKTLVADGADFAVALDGKEMVYSVTSSSDYWILEFTYSHSTHQVTVNTVSQARIVTGVDDGSFILGVVLAAVVAALIAGALVFKRRTRKA; encoded by the coding sequence GTGGCATCTAAAACCTTATATGGCTGCGCAGCCTTAGGCAAATTCGGCGGAAATATGAAAAAATCGCATTCATCAGGCCTGTTTTTGTTAATTTCAAGCATGTTGGCTGCTTCAATGTTTATGGTGCCTCTGTCTGGTCAGGCAACCTATAGCTTCAGCGGGTACGTTCTGGATTCAAACGGCCATGGCGTGGCGGGAGCCTACGTTAACTTTAACGGTGTAATCCCAACCGCCCAAACTAACAGCCAGGGCTACTACGTTACCTCTGCCCCCGCAGGCAGCTACCAGATGTATGTGTGGCCGCCCTTCGACTCAAACTACATCAACTACGATGAATCAGGAGTGCAGGTGTCCTCGAATCTGGTGAAGAATGTAACTCTTCAGACGGGCTACAAAATCTCGGGCTACGTCATTAACGCCTCAGGATCACCGATGGTGGGGGCTTCAGTTCTCTTCAAGACCGCAGGCAGAGTCTACGGTTCAGGATGGTTCACAAACAGCTTAGGCTACTACTACATAAACGTCCCCGAGGGAACCTACACCATTGATGCCCACCCCCAAACAGCCTACAACCCCAGCTATAATGGTCCCTGCACCCCCTTCACCACCTATTACGAGTACAGCTTCGCAGTTAACAGCAACCTTAACAAGAACATAACCGTAAGCACCGCCCAGCCGACACCCGCCCCAACAGCCCCGCCTACAAGCGCACCCACAACCAATCCAACCCAAAACCCCACCCCCACTCCAACTCCAAAGCCAATTTTGCCCTCAACCACGTTGTCCATATCCACAGAAGCCTCCTCCTACCAGGTGGGCTCAACCTTAACCGTTAAAGGAAACCTGACGAGTCAAAGCGAAACCCCCTTCAGCGGCGAAACCGTGGTTCTTTCTTCCTCGCTGGACGGCGGCGAAACATGGTTACCTGTCGGCTCAGGCAAAACAGACGCATCGGGGCAGTACAGTATCCAGTGGCTAATTCAGGCTTCAGGCACCTTCAGCTTAAAGGCGGAGTGGGCTGGAAACAACGCTTACAGCGGCTCAAACGCCATAACGGCAGTGTCCTTTTTGCCCTACAGCGATCAAGCAGTGTTTTTTGTGGAAAGCAACAGCACCATAACCGAGCTTAAATTCGACAGCCAAAACCGCATCTTAAGCTTCAACGTCACCGGCGAGTCAGGCACAAAGGGCCAAACGCAGGTTACGGTGGCTAAAACCCTTGTCGCGGACGGCGCGGACTTTGCGGTTGCTTTAGATGGGAAAGAAATGGTTTACTCCGTTACCTCCTCATCTGACTACTGGATTCTGGAGTTCACGTATAGCCACAGCACCCATCAGGTCACCGTAAACACGGTGTCGCAGGCAAGAATAGTGACTGGCGTCGACGACGGCAGCTTCATCCTAGGCGTCGTGTTGGCGGCTGTTGTTGCGGCGTTAATCGCGGGCGCTCTGGTTTTCAAGCGAAGAACCAGAAAAGCATAG